In Pseudomonas lalkuanensis, the following are encoded in one genomic region:
- the nadA gene encoding quinolinate synthase NadA codes for MTQLSERFLVQAHLAAKQPKQLTAEEEAHYRAAIAAELKARDAVLVAHYYCDPVIQALAEETGGCVSDSLEMARFGNQHSAQTVVVAGVRFMGETAKILNPEKRVLMPTLEATCSLDLGCPVDEFSAFCDQHPERTVVVYANTSAAVKARADWVVTSSCALEIVESLMDNGETIIWAPDQHLGRYIQRETGADMLLWDGACIVHEEFKAKQLEDMKALYPDAAVLVHPESPEAVIELADAVGSTSQLIKAAQTLPNKTFIVATDRGIFYKMQQLCPDKQFIEAPTAGNGAACRSCAHCPWMAMNTLERTLQCLREGTNEIFVEPALIPRAVKPLKRMLDFTQAARLKQAGNA; via the coding sequence ATGACACAGCTTTCCGAACGCTTTCTGGTCCAGGCCCATCTTGCCGCCAAGCAGCCCAAACAGCTGACGGCCGAGGAAGAGGCGCATTACCGTGCCGCCATCGCCGCCGAACTGAAGGCGCGCGATGCCGTGCTGGTCGCCCACTACTACTGCGATCCGGTGATCCAGGCGCTGGCCGAGGAAACCGGCGGTTGCGTTTCCGACTCCCTGGAAATGGCCCGTTTCGGCAACCAGCATTCGGCGCAGACCGTGGTCGTCGCCGGCGTTCGTTTCATGGGCGAGACCGCGAAGATCCTCAATCCGGAAAAACGCGTGCTGATGCCCACACTGGAAGCCACCTGCTCCCTGGACCTGGGTTGCCCGGTCGATGAGTTCTCCGCCTTCTGCGACCAGCATCCCGAGCGCACCGTGGTTGTCTACGCCAACACCTCGGCGGCCGTGAAGGCCCGCGCGGACTGGGTGGTGACCTCCAGCTGCGCGCTGGAGATCGTCGAGAGCCTGATGGACAACGGCGAAACCATCATCTGGGCGCCGGACCAGCACCTGGGCCGCTACATCCAGCGTGAAACCGGCGCCGACATGCTGCTCTGGGACGGTGCCTGCATCGTTCACGAGGAGTTCAAGGCCAAGCAGCTGGAAGACATGAAGGCCCTGTACCCGGATGCCGCGGTACTGGTGCACCCGGAATCCCCCGAGGCGGTGATCGAACTGGCCGACGCGGTCGGTTCCACCAGCCAGCTGATCAAGGCTGCACAGACCCTGCCGAACAAGACCTTCATCGTCGCCACCGATCGCGGCATCTTCTACAAGATGCAGCAGCTGTGCCCGGACAAGCAGTTCATCGAAGCACCCACCGCTGGCAACGGCGCGGCCTGCCGCAGCTGCGCCCACTGCCCGTGGATGGCGATGAACACCCTGGAGCGCACCCTGCAGTGCCTGCGTGAAGGCACCAACGAGATATTCGTAGAACCAGCGCTGATCCCCCGGGCTGTGAAACCGCTCAAGCGCATGCTGGATTTCACCCAGGCTGCACGCCTCAAACAGGCCGGCAACGCCTGA
- a CDS encoding glycine cleavage system protein R, whose product MSTTPPREQFLLISALGRNPMELTNVLCRASQENRCAVVSSRLTRHGEFSALVLQISGSWDGLARLESGVSALSKRHGFTANMTRSHAMEIRPQALPYVAYVSAAYRPDILNELCQFFIDHRVELENLTCDTYQAPQTGSTMLNATITVTLPAGTQISWLRDQFLDFADALNLDALIEPWRPQHP is encoded by the coding sequence ATGTCCACCACCCCGCCCCGCGAACAATTCCTCTTGATCAGTGCCCTGGGCCGCAACCCGATGGAGCTGACCAACGTGCTGTGCCGAGCCAGCCAGGAAAACCGCTGCGCCGTGGTCAGCAGCCGCCTGACCCGCCACGGCGAATTCAGCGCCCTGGTGCTGCAGATCTCCGGCAGCTGGGATGGCCTGGCCCGCCTGGAATCGGGCGTGTCGGCCCTGTCCAAGCGCCATGGCTTCACCGCCAACATGACCCGCAGCCACGCCATGGAGATTCGTCCCCAGGCCCTGCCCTACGTGGCCTACGTCAGCGCTGCCTATCGCCCGGACATCCTCAACGAGCTGTGCCAGTTCTTCATCGACCATCGCGTCGAGCTGGAAAACCTCACCTGCGATACCTACCAGGCGCCGCAGACCGGCAGCACCATGCTCAATGCCACCATCACCGTGACCCTGCCCGCGGGCACCCAGATCAGCTGGCTGCGCGACCAGTTCCTGGACTTCGCCGACGCCCTGAACCTGGATGCGCTGATCGAGCCCTGGCGTCCGCAACACCCCTGA
- a CDS encoding M48 family metalloprotease → MNLLRPTLLTLACFLATPVMADDLPSLGDSSSSIVSPEQEHQLGRAWLSLLRGQVPQLDDPQLKDYVESSVYRLAETSQLQDRRLEFVLLNSPQLNAFAAPGGIIGVNGGLFLYAPTEAEYASVLAHELAHLSQRHFARGVEAQQRMQVPVMAAMLAGIVAAAAGAGDAGMAAIMGTQAAAIQEQRRFSRQNEQEADRIGLLNLEKAGYDPRAMPRMFERLMRQYRYDAKPPEFLLTHPVTENRIADTRNRAEQLPPGGVENSLRYQLMRARVQLMFEETPGIAAKRFRAMLDEDPKLDAARYGLAIAQIKGGQLNQARDNLAPLLAKAPNEIVYNLGQVDLDITANRLAEAQQRVDRLLAQYPNNYPLKQMRSDLLLKQNKPKDAEKVLDGLLKSRPNDPDVWYQVAEVRGLAGNTIGLHQARAEYFALVGDFDQAIEQLGFAKRRAGSNFPLAARIDARQQELIQQQQMVKQMMR, encoded by the coding sequence ATGAATCTTCTGCGCCCTACTCTGCTGACGCTTGCCTGCTTCCTCGCTACACCCGTCATGGCTGACGACCTGCCTTCGCTTGGGGACTCCAGCTCTTCCATCGTTTCCCCGGAACAGGAACACCAGCTCGGCCGCGCCTGGCTGAGCCTGCTGCGCGGCCAGGTGCCGCAACTCGACGACCCGCAGCTCAAGGACTACGTGGAATCCAGCGTCTATCGCCTGGCCGAGACCAGCCAGCTGCAGGACCGGCGCCTGGAGTTCGTCCTGCTCAACAGCCCCCAGTTGAATGCATTCGCCGCGCCGGGCGGGATCATTGGCGTCAATGGCGGCCTCTTCCTCTACGCCCCCACCGAAGCCGAATACGCCTCGGTACTCGCCCACGAACTGGCGCACTTGTCCCAGCGCCACTTCGCCCGTGGCGTGGAGGCCCAGCAGCGCATGCAGGTGCCGGTGATGGCGGCCATGCTGGCGGGTATCGTCGCCGCCGCGGCCGGTGCCGGTGATGCCGGCATGGCCGCGATCATGGGCACCCAGGCCGCGGCCATCCAGGAGCAACGCCGCTTCTCCCGGCAGAACGAACAGGAAGCCGACCGTATCGGTCTGCTCAATCTGGAGAAGGCCGGCTATGACCCGCGCGCCATGCCGCGCATGTTCGAGCGCCTGATGCGTCAGTACCGCTACGACGCCAAGCCGCCGGAATTCCTCCTCACCCACCCGGTGACCGAGAACCGTATCGCCGACACCCGCAACCGCGCCGAGCAACTGCCGCCCGGAGGTGTCGAGAACAGCCTGCGCTACCAACTGATGCGCGCCCGCGTGCAACTGATGTTCGAGGAAACCCCGGGGATAGCCGCCAAGCGTTTCCGCGCCATGCTCGACGAAGACCCGAAACTGGATGCGGCCCGCTATGGCCTGGCCATCGCCCAGATCAAGGGCGGCCAGCTCAACCAGGCGCGGGATAACCTCGCGCCCCTGCTGGCCAAGGCCCCGAACGAGATCGTCTACAACCTGGGCCAGGTGGATCTGGACATCACCGCCAACCGTCTGGCCGAAGCCCAGCAGCGCGTCGACCGGCTGCTCGCCCAGTACCCCAACAACTACCCGCTGAAGCAGATGCGCAGCGACCTGCTGCTCAAGCAGAACAAGCCGAAGGACGCCGAGAAGGTGCTCGACGGTCTGCTCAAGAGCCGGCCGAACGACCCGGATGTCTGGTACCAGGTGGCCGAAGTCCGCGGTCTGGCCGGCAACACCATCGGTCTGCACCAGGCTCGCGCCGAGTACTTCGCCCTGGTGGGGGATTTCGACCAGGCGATCGAGCAGCTGGGCTTCGCCAAGCGTCGTGCCGGCAGCAATTTCCCGCTGGCCGCGCGCATCGACGCCCGCCAGCAGGAGCTGATCCAGCAGCAGCAGATGGTCAAGCAGATGATGCGCTGA
- a CDS encoding AI-2E family transporter produces the protein MLKVLRDWVQRYFSDEQAVVLAVVLVLGFTAVLTLGNMLAPVLAGMVLAFLMQGMVNLLERLRLPQTFAVWIVFTLFISALALILGVLVPLLWQQVSTLFQELPGMLAEWQSLLLLLPERYPHVVTDEQVLRAIEVTRSEVAKFGQWALTFSLSSLPLLVNIMIYLVLVPILVFFFLKDRELIGRWFSGYLPSERGLMTQVWDEVNTQIANYIRGKVIEIVICGGVTYVAFVWLGLNYAALLALLVGLSVVVPYIGAVVVTVPVALIALFQWGWSDQFIYLMVVYTVIQTLDGNVLVPLLFSEAVNLHPVAIICAVLLFGGLWGFWGVFFAIPLATLCKAVLDAWPRAGPGNVAAGG, from the coding sequence ATGCTCAAGGTGCTTCGCGACTGGGTCCAGCGCTACTTCTCGGATGAACAAGCCGTGGTGCTGGCTGTGGTTCTGGTTCTCGGCTTCACCGCCGTCCTCACCCTCGGCAACATGCTCGCCCCCGTGCTGGCGGGGATGGTGCTGGCCTTCCTCATGCAGGGGATGGTCAACCTGCTGGAACGCCTGCGGCTGCCGCAGACCTTCGCGGTCTGGATTGTTTTCACCCTCTTCATCAGCGCCCTGGCGCTGATCCTCGGCGTCCTGGTGCCGCTGCTCTGGCAGCAGGTCAGCACCCTGTTCCAGGAACTGCCGGGCATGCTCGCTGAATGGCAGTCGCTGCTGCTGCTCCTGCCCGAGCGTTACCCCCATGTCGTGACCGACGAGCAGGTGCTGAGGGCCATCGAAGTCACTCGCAGTGAAGTGGCCAAGTTCGGCCAGTGGGCGCTGACCTTCTCCCTGTCCAGCCTGCCGCTGCTGGTCAACATCATGATCTACCTGGTGCTGGTGCCGATCCTGGTGTTCTTCTTCCTCAAGGACCGGGAACTGATCGGGCGCTGGTTCAGTGGCTACCTGCCCAGCGAGCGCGGGTTGATGACCCAGGTCTGGGACGAGGTGAACACCCAGATTGCCAATTACATCCGTGGCAAGGTGATCGAGATCGTCATCTGCGGCGGAGTCACCTATGTCGCCTTCGTCTGGCTGGGGCTCAACTATGCAGCGCTGCTGGCCCTGCTGGTGGGGCTTTCGGTGGTGGTGCCCTACATCGGCGCCGTGGTGGTGACCGTGCCGGTAGCGCTGATCGCGCTGTTCCAGTGGGGCTGGAGCGACCAGTTCATCTACCTGATGGTGGTCTACACCGTGATCCAGACCCTGGACGGCAATGTGCTGGTGCCGCTGTTGTTCTCCGAGGCGGTGAACCTGCACCCGGTGGCGATCATCTGCGCCGTGCTGCTGTTCGGCGGGCTCTGGGGGTTCTGGGGGGTGTTCTTCGCCATTCCGCTGGCCACCCTGTGCAAGGCCGTGCTGGACGCCTGGCCTCGCGCAGGCCCCGGGAATGTGGCCGCAGGGGGATAG
- a CDS encoding sulfurtransferase TusA family protein, whose amino-acid sequence MTDTASRAEAFDVELDASGLNCPLPLLKAKLELNRLPSGAVLKVIATDAGSQRDFRAFAQLAGHQLLREEVEDGVFRYWLRKA is encoded by the coding sequence ATGACTGACACCGCCAGTCGAGCCGAAGCCTTCGACGTCGAGCTGGATGCCAGCGGCCTCAATTGCCCCTTGCCCCTGCTCAAGGCCAAGCTCGAACTCAACCGGCTGCCAAGCGGTGCGGTGCTCAAGGTGATCGCCACCGATGCCGGCTCCCAGCGGGATTTCCGTGCCTTCGCGCAACTGGCCGGGCACCAGTTGCTGCGAGAAGAGGTCGAAGACGGCGTATTCCGCTACTGGCTGCGAAAGGCCTGA
- the dapA gene encoding 4-hydroxy-tetrahydrodipicolinate synthase has product MIAGSMVALVTPMDAQGQLDWDSLSKLVDFHLQEGTNAIVAVGTTGESATLDVTEHVEVIRRVVDQVNGRIPVIAGTGGNSTRESVELTAAAKRVGADACLLVTPYYNKPTQEGLYQHFRHIAEAVAIPQILYNVPGRTVCDMLPETVERLSKISNIIGIKEATGDLQRGQEVLNRVSKDFLVYSGDDATAVELMLMGGKGNISVTANVAPRAMADLCAAAMRGEAEAARAINDKLMPLHKALFIESNPIPVKFALHEMGLIPDGIRLPLTWLSPRCHEPLRQAMRQTGVLA; this is encoded by the coding sequence ATGATTGCGGGCAGTATGGTGGCACTGGTTACGCCCATGGATGCGCAGGGTCAATTGGACTGGGACAGCCTCTCCAAGCTCGTTGACTTCCATCTTCAAGAGGGCACCAACGCCATAGTCGCCGTCGGCACTACGGGCGAGTCCGCCACGCTGGATGTCACCGAGCATGTCGAAGTGATCCGCCGAGTGGTCGACCAGGTCAATGGCCGGATCCCGGTGATCGCCGGTACTGGTGGCAACTCCACCCGTGAGTCGGTCGAACTCACCGCTGCTGCCAAGCGAGTCGGCGCCGATGCCTGCCTGCTGGTGACCCCGTACTACAACAAGCCGACCCAGGAAGGCCTGTACCAGCACTTCCGCCACATCGCCGAAGCCGTGGCCATCCCGCAGATCCTCTACAACGTACCGGGCCGCACCGTGTGCGACATGCTGCCGGAGACCGTCGAGCGCCTGTCGAAGATCAGCAACATCATCGGTATCAAGGAAGCCACCGGCGACCTGCAGCGCGGCCAGGAAGTACTGAACCGCGTCAGCAAGGATTTTCTCGTCTACTCCGGTGACGACGCCACCGCCGTCGAGCTGATGCTGATGGGCGGCAAGGGCAACATCTCGGTAACCGCCAACGTCGCTCCGCGCGCCATGGCTGATCTCTGCGCCGCAGCCATGCGTGGCGAGGCCGAAGCCGCCCGCGCCATCAACGACAAGCTGATGCCGCTGCACAAGGCTCTGTTCATCGAGTCCAACCCGATCCCCGTGAAGTTCGCCCTGCACGAAATGGGTCTGATCCCGGACGGCATCCGCCTGCCGCTCACCTGGCTCAGCCCGCGTTGCCACGAGCCTCTGCGTCAAGCCATGCGCCAGACCGGCGTACTGGCCTAA
- a CDS encoding response regulator, which produces MNDRRTRVLLVDDHSIVRSGVRRMLETAGEIDVTGEAESAQEAMRLVQAQDFDVAVVDISLPDKSGLHLLRMMRTEKPGMAVLMLSMHSIEAYALRAIKQGAAGYLTKDISASTLVDAVRKASQGGKHVTPELAEKLLNAIGSGGAAPHESLSDRELEVLKLLASGERIVRIAELLHLSPSTVTTYRARILEKTGLDSNAKLARYALENGLLT; this is translated from the coding sequence ATGAATGACCGCAGAACCAGGGTTCTCCTGGTGGACGACCACAGCATCGTGCGCAGCGGCGTGCGGCGCATGCTGGAAACTGCCGGCGAGATCGACGTCACCGGTGAAGCGGAATCCGCCCAGGAAGCGATGCGGCTGGTCCAGGCCCAGGATTTCGATGTCGCAGTGGTGGACATCAGCCTGCCCGACAAGAGCGGCCTGCATCTGCTGCGCATGATGCGTACCGAGAAGCCCGGCATGGCGGTGCTGATGCTCAGCATGCATTCGATCGAGGCCTACGCCCTGCGGGCCATCAAGCAGGGCGCCGCGGGCTACCTCACCAAGGACATCTCCGCGTCCACCCTGGTCGATGCGGTGCGCAAGGCATCCCAGGGCGGCAAGCACGTCACTCCGGAACTGGCGGAAAAGCTCCTCAACGCCATTGGCAGCGGTGGCGCTGCTCCCCACGAATCCCTGTCGGACCGCGAGCTCGAAGTGCTGAAGCTGCTCGCGTCGGGGGAGCGGATCGTCCGTATCGCCGAACTCCTGCACCTGAGCCCGAGCACTGTCACGACCTACCGTGCGCGCATCCTGGAAAAGACCGGGTTGGACAGCAACGCCAAGCTGGCCCGCTATGCCCTGGAGAACGGCCTGCTGACCTAA
- a CDS encoding peroxiredoxin yields the protein MAVSLNQPVVDFTAQATSGVEVSLSALKGKQVVLYFYPKDSTPGCTTEGQGFRDQHQAFLAANTLIFGVSRDGMKSHENFKCKQEFPFELISDKDESLCQLFDVIKLKKLYGKEYMGVDRSTFLIGADGVLRQEWRGVKVPGHVDAVLAAAQALNKG from the coding sequence ATGGCCGTTTCCCTGAACCAGCCCGTCGTCGATTTCACCGCCCAGGCCACCAGCGGCGTGGAAGTCAGCCTGTCGGCCCTCAAGGGCAAGCAGGTCGTGCTGTATTTCTATCCGAAGGACAGCACCCCCGGCTGCACCACCGAAGGCCAGGGCTTTCGCGACCAGCACCAGGCCTTCCTGGCGGCGAATACCCTGATCTTCGGCGTCTCCCGCGATGGCATGAAGTCCCACGAGAACTTCAAGTGCAAGCAGGAGTTCCCCTTCGAGCTGATCTCCGACAAGGACGAATCCCTCTGCCAGCTGTTCGACGTGATCAAGCTGAAGAAGCTCTACGGCAAGGAATACATGGGCGTTGACCGCAGCACCTTCCTGATCGGCGCGGACGGAGTGCTGCGCCAGGAATGGCGCGGCGTGAAGGTCCCGGGCCATGTGGATGCGGTGCTCGCCGCCGCCCAGGCGCTGAACAAGGGCTGA
- the bamC gene encoding outer membrane protein assembly factor BamC, giving the protein MKRLAGLSALALIISSTSGCGWLWGQDGYFRDRGSDYLESRQTAPMQLPPNVDAKRLDPLLPVPMNVAASRAEGEFEVPRPQALQAKGEVSDYSLQKSGDSRWVVAQRVPAEVWPVARQFFEDGGFRIADERPQTGEFSTDWQRLDQLSGPLARRLGSRVSGVEPDSEIRARVRIEPGVQRNTSEIFVLTTSRPAGSTADTGWPSRSDSPSLEAALLDEMLASMARSAEQGGSVSLLAARDFDAPSRVTLSEDGNGNPMLSLGADFDRSWSSVGRALETADVRVDDLNRSLGVYYINLAEGAVKKDEKPGFFASLWGSDPSEEEIEARAERYQVRLTRVGESVQVTVEKDINTVAPADVARRVLTLIQENLG; this is encoded by the coding sequence ATGAAGCGACTGGCCGGACTCTCCGCACTCGCCCTGATCATTTCCAGCACCAGCGGTTGCGGCTGGCTCTGGGGCCAAGATGGCTACTTCCGCGACCGCGGCAGCGACTATCTCGAATCGCGCCAGACTGCACCCATGCAGCTCCCGCCGAATGTCGACGCCAAGCGTCTCGACCCGTTGCTGCCGGTGCCGATGAACGTCGCCGCCAGCCGCGCCGAAGGTGAATTCGAAGTACCGCGCCCACAGGCACTCCAGGCCAAGGGCGAAGTCAGCGACTACAGCCTGCAGAAGAGCGGCGACTCCCGTTGGGTAGTTGCCCAGCGCGTGCCGGCCGAAGTCTGGCCGGTAGCTCGCCAGTTCTTCGAAGACGGCGGCTTCCGCATCGCCGACGAACGTCCGCAGACCGGTGAATTCAGTACCGACTGGCAGCGCCTCGACCAGCTCTCCGGTCCCCTGGCCCGTCGCCTGGGCAGTCGCGTCAGCGGTGTCGAGCCGGACAGCGAAATCCGCGCCCGTGTGCGTATCGAGCCGGGTGTGCAGCGCAATACCAGCGAAATCTTCGTCCTGACCACCTCCCGTCCGGCCGGCAGCACCGCCGACACCGGCTGGCCGAGCCGCTCCGACAGCCCGAGCCTGGAAGCCGCGCTGCTGGATGAAATGCTCGCCAGCATGGCGCGCAGTGCCGAACAAGGCGGTTCCGTGTCCCTGCTCGCCGCCCGCGACTTCGACGCTCCGAGCCGCGTGACCCTGTCCGAGGACGGCAACGGCAACCCCATGCTCAGCCTTGGTGCCGACTTCGACCGTTCCTGGTCCAGCGTCGGCCGCGCCCTGGAAACCGCCGACGTTCGCGTCGACGACCTGAACCGCAGCCTGGGCGTCTACTACATCAACCTCGCCGAAGGCGCCGTGAAGAAAGACGAGAAACCCGGCTTCTTCGCCAGCCTCTGGGGCAGCGACCCCAGCGAGGAGGAGATCGAAGCCCGCGCCGAGCGTTACCAGGTTCGCCTGACCCGCGTTGGCGAGAGCGTCCAGGTCACCGTGGAGAAGGACATCAACACCGTGGCTCCCGCCGATGTGGCGCGCCGCGTGCTGACCCTGATCCAGGAAAACCTCGGCTAA